From Aegilops tauschii subsp. strangulata cultivar AL8/78 chromosome 5, Aet v6.0, whole genome shotgun sequence:
AGCGTAATAATAAGGTTCTTTTTAATAAGGTGCATGGGATACATCCCAAGCATTTTGCACTCACTGTCGCTCGCAGTGTAAAAGCCCGCTAACCGTATATGGGCTGAAAAGCCTCCACGCCTCAAAGGAAAACTGCCGACGAACTCGTCACGCGTGGCCACCCCGCGGAGCCACCGCTCCCTCTCGCCGGCGCCGACACATGGGCCAGGCCCTGCGCCGCGCCTCGGGGCGCCTGAGGCCTCCGCCCCCGGCGAGGCCCCCACCCGCTCACCCTCCCCCGCCTCCACCACGGGCCGCACCGGCGGCCGCTGCTGGCAGCGGCGGAAGTCCTCCCCAGGACCTGCTCGACGTGTCACAGGATGGTACGGCGGCTCCTGCTTTCTTTCTTGGATCTCGCTTAGCATTCGCGTGCTGTGCCATTTGACCTGGCTGTTGGTTCTTGATGCCACCACAACTATCGCTGCCGTGTAGCTTTGTTCCTGGTAAATGATGCCTGGATATCCTTAGGTTCTTGACCTGGCACAAATGCTCCGATTTTCTGGTCATATTGGGCTAGTTCATGATCCTTGGTGCTTTTTTGGGGCATCCTGCTCAGAAAGATCACGTGCAGACTGTTGAATTGAAATGCGACATGCTTAAGGAGGTAATGGGTACTGTTTCATCTAATCAAGTGTGGCATGTGGATTTCTGCAAATCAGGTTTGTGATCCCTTTGGATTTGACGAACTGAAACCAACCATGACCAATTTAGCATGGGCTATATTTTGGGTTAAGTCAGCCAATTCGTATAGTTTCAGAATTTGTCGGCATGACCACACTATGTAAGAAAACTAGGAATGTCCGTTAACTTTGTGTTGGATGTTTTCTGACACTGAATAGCACAGTTGTCAGTAAGTTATTGTTTCCGCCCGAGTGCAGCAGGGCATGAACAGTCTATCCAAAATTGTTATCGCAGTTTGTTCATGACATTATTGACCATAGAATTTGTTAAGCTGTTGCATTTGATGGATTTTACTGTGAAGAACTCAGAGCATCTACAACTGGAACTAAGAAAAGTGAGCCCCTAAACGTGCACGGACGCGTCCGGACATGTTCGCGAACAGTGCCCGGTCACACCTCATTTCTCACTCATTGCAACCACACTCCTCATTTCCAAATCCTCATTTCTATACAACCTCCATGCAATGTCCATTTGATCTACGTACATAAAGCAAACTACAAACTAGCTACTCGTCATTTGATATGTTGATGATCTCCTCGCCGGGGCAGCTGGCCTCGTGGTCATTGGCGGCGTGAAGAAACTCTGGTGCCTCCTCTTTGTCGTCCTCATCCGCGAAGAGCTCCTCATGCTTCACGTCAGCCGCGTGGATGAAGCGGCGGTTAGCCGCCACCTCCAGCTCGGACTGGATGGACTCTAAGGATTGCCATTGCTCTTCGGCCGCCTCCGCTTGGGCGAGCTCGAACTACGCTTGTGCGCCCTCCATGCCGAATCCGGCCTGCTCTGACGTGTCTGGACGATGCGCATCTCCACCTGGGTCTCCGCTCGACGCTCTGGGCTCAACATTTTGTAGTAGGTCAACCTGTGTTGGACCATGGTGGCTGGCGGACGGTGAGGTCGGAGCAGAAAGGGAGAGGGAGGCAGGATCACGGTAGCGGCGTGGActggagggagagggaggaaatGGGGATGGCTAGGGTTGAGCctcgccgtccggcttaaatagtCGGATTTGGCCCCTCGGGTGGTGCGCCGGAGCGGTGAGATGAATGCGGACCGGTGACCTCCTGGCCGACTGATGGGTTTCTGCGTGGGTCCCACCCATCAGTCTGACATGGCAGGCGCGTCCAGGCCTCCCCATATCCTCCCCAAATATGGGCCGGGTTTGGGGGGGTCTCGGACGTTTGGGCTGGGTATAGGGGTTCTGGTTGGGTGACAATTTCATGACCAGGTCGCCCGGGcgtgggggcgggggggggggggggggggggggtgagtgCTCTAGTTGTATATGCTCTCACTATCCAGTCAATTTCCCTGGAACTCTCGGGAGATGGCGCCTGGAATTTATTTTTTTACTACCTAGGTTCGACTAGGTACACACAAATGCGTAAACCCTTTCTAGAATTAATTATTTTATTTGGTAGGCTGTGAATTTCATCATATATAAAACTATAAGGGTGACATGACTTGTAAATGCGACACGTTTCTTTGTAATGAGGTAATGATTTCATTGGGAGCCAAGAATAGAGTAATAACTCCTTAATATTTGAGTTTATTTGGATTATGGAGCGCCAGGGGGTTCAGAGTAACAACTCAGTATTTGTGCTGATTTGGCTATTGCAGTAGGCTTCATTCTATCATAATTTTCTTGGCCGTGAAAACTGATGGAAGAATGCTACCAGCATAGTCAAGAACGTGTAAAGTTTGATGTGCTGTTATACATACCCCTTCTTTACTCTCCATGATAATAGCTGGCAAAGAACTGATGCCCCTTATGAAAACTTGTGTCTTCTTTGCTTGGGTCCAATGAAAccatagtttttttttctttctaaatAAGCTTATGGGATACATCACCATCTTGATTTTGACATAGTCTCAGCGCAAGCTTTATTGACATTTACCAAAGCACTGTGACCATGCAATAGGTTTGAAATTTGTCAATGTTTCATTTGTCAGTTTATGATAATATTGATTTACTGAAAATGCACTGCAGCTGTTACACCATCAACAAAAGAGGCCCATGGTGTACTTGTAGAACGTGATCCAAGTTATGATGACATGCTTAAGCACATGGTTGGGAGAATCACCACTAAGCCTGGAGGAAAGCCAGAAATGGGTGAAGTGAGTCCTGTGATTTTTACATTGTTCTCCCTGGGCTAAAGTACCATAGTTCCCTTGATGATTTCATTGCATTGCACTGCATAAACCTATAAAGAGCTGAACTTGAACAATCATTCTATTGAGTCTGAACTTTCCTTAGTTTTTGGGGAGAAGTGATCTAATCAGAGGCTTGTGCTTGCAGGCTTCTATCGTAGAGCGATACAACAGGCCGCTTCCTAAGGTGAGAACATCCGAACCCGAACCCGGGCAGAGCAGGCAGCTACCTCCAGGAACCCTGAACGTCGGGCACATCCAGGAGATCATCCAGCTGTACCAAGGAAAGTCCGGTAGCCAGCACGGCCCGATGAGCGTGGACCAGATCGCCTCGAGGTTCAGAGTCGAAACCTCCGTGGTCCATGGAATCGTGCAGTTTGTCTCGTTGCCGCAGGATGAAGGCATCGAAAAGAAAGACGAACGGCGGGACTTTTGAGCGGTTCTGTCATCATGGTGGAGATTGTTCATGCTCCCAAAATGAGTTGCGTAGAGGACAACTGGACAGACAAGTTTCTTCGTAGTGTTTTCGTAGGTATCTTTCTtcttgttgttgctgctgctgagcTGAAAGCCTGAGATGGTGATGGAAACTGGAAACCGTACATTGCCGTGTTGCCTAAATAAAGATGATCGCTGAGTTTTACGTACTGATTTTTTTCTAGCAGATGCCATTTTGGGTCAGTTGTGACGTGGCACATCGACATACGACATATCATACATGTAAAATCACGCAGAGTGTTGTTATAAATATACTCCCACCATTCCATAATATAGTGCGTACATGCTTATTTCGAGATTCAATTTTAACCATAAATTAACCAATAATGCATAAATTATTTTACTGAAAAATTGTACCTTTGAAAACTTTTTTCAAATACGAATTCAAAGGTATCTGTCATGCTTCCGCTGCAGTTGTCCATGTTGGTTAAATTTATAATCAAAGTTAAATATCGAAAAGTGTGGTCACACTACATTATGAGGGATACTACATAGtactagtagaatgcccgtgcgttgccacagGCTTTTGAAATATTTTGCTGAAATTATATAAACATAGTGCATGTTAAATTTCACATGTGGCGAAAAAATAGCACGGGCACAATCGGATAATGATTAAAATTCACTTCACTTGCAATGTAAATTGAGAACAAAAAGGCTATCTGATGATGTATACATATAGAGCGATTATCCAACTAAAAATATGTTACAGATTATGGTCTAGTTGATGCGCTTAAAAAATTCTCGCACAATATCAGGAATGTTGTTTATAGCTACGTTCGCATGATATTTGATCAAGTACAATAAAATCTTGGTCCTCAACTCTTACTCATCCTGCACAAGCAATATATTTAATTAGCACGAATACTTCACGTTCAAGGTCTTAAAATGTGTAACACCGTGCAAACTGGATGAACCAATTCTTTACCGTTCGACCAGAGCATAATATGAAAAACAAAATAGCTAGGCACATCCCTGCAATTTCCTAAATTAATATTATCTTGATATAGTGATAAAAAATAAATATTTGTATTGTGAAAATGTCATGATAATGAAAAATATAAATTTACCCATCTATGCTCGTTGGAATAGCAGGCGGAAATAAACGTTGCCATCTAGATATATTGGAATTCCAACCGGTTTTCTTTATTTTGAGTGCCGTTGAATTCCCTCGCAAATATTTGTAATTTAATTAAAACTCTGGCGTCAGTGATGTATGGATAGGGTCCAGATATATGCACGGCATGCATGTTTGTCGATGACGTACAAGATGTATCGGCCCATGAATGCATATGAAAGATAATTTTACAATTGCTAGCTATTACAAACAATAAACCATGACAACAATGTACAAAAGACCTTACTTACCATGTTGCACCATGAGATGTAGTCGTCTACTACATGCAGCTATCAAACGATGTTGCCAATATGTCAATAGTTCCCTTCACGCAAAACTTTTGATCTCGTGTTAAATCTAACATCGTGGACTGGGTAATAAAAATATTTAAAACATGTTGATAGTAATGATACTGAATGAAGAAATATGATTATGATAACTTACACAAAATTGTAGATCCATTAAATGTATTGTATTAGATAACATATATAATATACTAAACAAAAGTAAGACTAACACATCTGTTTTTATTTGCAAAGAAAACTAGGTACCCCTAATTACATATGAATATATAAACATACATAAATGATATTTTATATTAATAAACATGAGACAAACCAAAAAAAATTCTAGCTACCCAATTTTTTTGAGCATACCTACCCAGCCTTGTCCTGACTTCAGGCTCTCTCTCACCACATCCACCCATCTCACTCTCTCACCCCATGCACCCTTCACTCTCTCAACCCTCTCACTCATTCTCTCCGCCACGGCGCCACCGATTTGGCCATCCCAGGCCGATTTCTGGTGTCAAGGGTGTCGTACTCCCCCTCTAGGCTTCACGGCGACAGGGCTATTCTGCCGTCCACTGACTGCTCCGAGCAGTAGTTGCGGACACCGAAAGAGAGTCCGGCTAGCCTCCACTCCTGCATGCAGGTTCACACAAATATCTATCTTGCAATAGGTTAAACATTTACACTTGTTTTTCAAGCTACTGCAATCTGCTAATTTTTTCCTTACAAACAATTAAATTCTAAGAATAGGCCTTTGATTGCATCAGACAATGGGTGAGTTGAATAAACAAGCGAACCATGTACGAGCTTTGTCTTCCTCAAACAAAGAAAAAATATACAGAATAACTGACATTTCAAGAACTAAATTTTGCCCAAGAACTGAATTCATGTCAAAGGAACTATCAGATAATCAAAGTGTACCTATAGGTTTTATACTAAAAAGTACAGTTGATCCAACattgccaccaccaccaccaccagcagcaacagcaacacaACTGATCCAATATTGCTAAATAATCTTCTCAAAAGATATGGATTTAAGTGGTACCTTAGAACTGCATGAAAATAAACATTAACTCTGATGAATATAGAAAGAGAGAATAGTGTCTTATTTGTATAGAACAACATACAATGCTTCCGCATAAAATAAGATTGATAGAAGAGGTATATTGATTACAAACTGAAATGAAAAATGTTTCTGCCCTTCACCCATGCTTCAGGGAAAGTATGTAGTTTCTTGACATACAACCTTGTGCTTTGCTGGTTTGGGAGCTATCTGCTCTCGCATACTTTATTTCCAGCAGAAAGCATATGTAAAACTTAGCTGAAATGAAAAGAAACAAGGCGAGGAAAAGACAACAATTGGTTGTGCGAAGATACGTAGGAATGTAGCATGAATCGAAACCAAATTTTTTATCGAACACCACCAAGTCAGCACGCTAGATAGGCCCCTTGTTGATCCCTCCATAATAATGCCAATGTGTAGAGACCATTTTTTTTGTCTTTATCGTCATCTGCAATCACAAAATGATCAAAACCAAAAAAGGATAACAAAACCATATAATGCCAAAAGACAATGTATCCAATAAAGAAACACCAACGATGCAAGGGAATACAATACAGACAGAGAACAATGTTATTGCACCCTCAACGGATAGAATGATAAccatgtttggtacacccaaagtcCAAACTAATTAAGAAGAAAATGATGAGAATACTGAGTGATAAGAAAATGATTAGCCCAAACTCCAAGTAATATGCGAGTGTGGAGGCGAAAAGAAATCTGACAAAACATCATAAAAAGAGACACACCTGTCCAAGAGGCAACTCAACAAGAACAGCTGAACATATCTAGTTGACGGTGTCCACTCTGGTCCCCGAAATATCAACTCTGAAGCAGGGCAATGTCCTGACTACGTGAGAAAAAACTGAATTTTGAGAATGAACGTATTAGCACTGAACTTATTCTGCTACTCTAAAAGCTATGACATCTAAATATAAATGATAAAATTCTAAAAATCTACATAA
This genomic window contains:
- the LOC109759174 gene encoding uncharacterized protein, which translates into the protein MGQALRRASGRLRPPPPARPPPAHPPPPPPRAAPAAAAGSGGSPPQDLLDVSQDAVTPSTKEAHGVLVERDPSYDDMLKHMVGRITTKPGGKPEMGEASIVERYNRPLPKVRTSEPEPGQSRQLPPGTLNVGHIQEIIQLYQGKSGSQHGPMSVDQIASRFRVETSVVHGIVQFVSLPQDEGIEKKDERRDF